One genomic window of Sphingopyxis sp. OPL5 includes the following:
- a CDS encoding NAD(P)H-dependent glycerol-3-phosphate dehydrogenase, giving the protein MRLKVGLLGGGSWGTTVASVVSRNAPITLWARDAETVESINSARENRKYLPGITLPSALRATNDMAEVVAGADVLIMGVPSHSFRGVLEEARAHLRPWVPVISLTKGLELSSGKRMTQLIEEILPGHPVGVLTGPNLAREIMSGQAAASVLSMEDEIVVRALQPVFHSGLFRVYTNTDLLGCELGGVLKNIIAIAVGMGDGLGAGDNTRSALMTRGLAEITRLGVAMGGRAETFAGLTGMGDLIATCTSPLSRNRHVGVELGKGRKIDEIIAGMNMVAEGVKSAPTVIALAEKHGLAMPIAQDVYDVTQGKRDAQEVFRGLLRSSVGDEAHPG; this is encoded by the coding sequence ATGCGGTTGAAGGTGGGGCTGCTCGGCGGGGGGAGCTGGGGCACGACGGTGGCGTCGGTGGTGTCGCGCAATGCGCCGATCACTTTATGGGCGCGCGATGCCGAGACGGTCGAGAGCATCAACAGCGCGCGCGAGAACCGCAAATATCTCCCCGGCATCACCCTGCCGTCGGCGCTCCGCGCGACGAACGACATGGCCGAGGTCGTCGCGGGTGCCGACGTCCTCATCATGGGCGTCCCCTCGCACAGCTTCCGCGGCGTGCTCGAAGAAGCCAGAGCGCATCTCCGCCCCTGGGTTCCGGTGATCAGCCTGACCAAGGGCCTCGAACTGTCGTCGGGCAAGCGCATGACCCAGCTGATCGAGGAAATCCTCCCCGGCCATCCCGTCGGCGTCCTCACCGGCCCGAACCTCGCGCGCGAGATCATGAGCGGGCAGGCGGCGGCGAGCGTGCTGTCGATGGAGGACGAGATCGTCGTCCGCGCGCTGCAGCCGGTGTTCCACTCGGGCCTGTTCCGCGTCTACACCAACACCGACCTGCTCGGCTGCGAACTCGGCGGGGTGCTCAAGAATATCATCGCGATCGCGGTCGGCATGGGCGACGGGCTGGGGGCAGGCGACAACACCCGCTCGGCGTTGATGACGCGCGGGCTCGCCGAGATCACGCGGCTGGGCGTCGCGATGGGCGGGCGCGCCGAGACCTTCGCCGGGCTCACCGGCATGGGCGACCTGATCGCGACCTGCACCAGTCCCTTGAGCCGCAACCGCCATGTCGGGGTCGAGTTGGGCAAGGGGCGCAAGATCGACGAGATCATCGCGGGCATGAACATGGTCGCCGAAGGGGTGAAGAGCGCGCCGACGGTGATCGCGCTCGCCGAAAAACACGGGCTCGCGATGCCGATCGCGCAGGATGTCTATGACGTGACGCAGGGCAAACGCGACGCGCAGGAGGTGTTTCGCGGGCTGCTGCGATCGTCGGTGGGGGACGAAGCGCATCCCGGTTGA
- a CDS encoding acyl-CoA dehydrogenase family protein — protein MQDYSDIREEVAKLCAQFPGPYWQAKDKVRAYPSEFVAALGEAGYLAALIPEEYGGAGLPLSAAAAILEEIQRQGCNGGAVHAQMYVMGTVLRHGSEEQKARYLPRVATGELRLQAFGVTEPTSGTDTLSLKTVAKKDGDDYIVNGQKLWTSRAEHSDLMILLARTTPREEAASRTEGLSVFLVDMKEALAAGTLSIRPIDTMMNHATTEIFFDNMRIPAANLIGEEGKGFRYILSGMNAERLLIAAECIGDAKWFIDKASSYAKERVLFGRPIGQNQGVQFPIARAYAQMRAAELLVHDGIAKYEAGDNAGAEANMAKMLAAEASWAAGEACIQTHGGFGFAAEYDIERKFRETRLYQVAPISTNMILSYVAEHVLGLPRSY, from the coding sequence ATGCAGGATTATTCGGACATCCGCGAAGAGGTCGCCAAGCTCTGCGCTCAGTTTCCCGGCCCCTATTGGCAGGCGAAAGACAAGGTCCGCGCCTATCCGAGCGAATTCGTCGCGGCGCTCGGCGAGGCGGGTTATCTCGCAGCGCTGATCCCCGAGGAATATGGCGGCGCGGGGCTACCGCTTTCGGCAGCCGCCGCGATCCTTGAGGAGATCCAGCGCCAGGGATGCAACGGCGGTGCGGTGCACGCGCAAATGTATGTGATGGGCACCGTGCTGCGCCACGGGTCGGAGGAGCAGAAGGCGCGTTACCTTCCGCGCGTCGCGACGGGCGAATTGCGGCTGCAGGCGTTCGGGGTCACCGAACCGACGAGCGGCACCGACACGCTGAGCCTCAAGACCGTCGCGAAGAAGGACGGCGACGACTATATCGTCAACGGCCAGAAGCTGTGGACCAGCCGCGCCGAGCATAGCGACCTGATGATCCTGCTCGCGCGCACCACCCCGCGCGAAGAGGCGGCAAGCCGCACCGAGGGCCTGTCGGTCTTCCTCGTCGACATGAAGGAAGCGCTCGCCGCGGGCACGCTGTCGATCCGTCCGATCGACACGATGATGAACCATGCGACGACCGAAATCTTCTTCGACAATATGCGCATCCCCGCCGCGAACCTGATCGGCGAAGAGGGCAAGGGGTTCCGCTACATCCTGTCGGGCATGAACGCCGAACGGCTGCTGATCGCCGCCGAATGCATCGGCGATGCCAAGTGGTTCATCGACAAGGCGAGTTCATACGCGAAGGAGCGCGTGCTCTTCGGCCGCCCGATCGGCCAGAACCAGGGTGTGCAATTCCCGATTGCGCGCGCCTATGCGCAGATGCGCGCCGCCGAACTGCTCGTCCACGACGGCATCGCCAAATATGAAGCGGGCGACAATGCCGGGGCCGAGGCGAATATGGCCAAGATGCTGGCCGCCGAGGCAAGCTGGGCGGCGGGCGAGGCCTGCATCCAGACGCACGGCGGCTTCGGCTTTGCCGCCGAATATGACATCGAACGCAAGTTCCGCGAAACGCGGCTCTATCAGGTTGCGCCGATCAGCACGAACATGATCCTGTCGTACGTGGCGGAACATGTGTTGGGGCTGCCGCGGAGCTATTGA